Genomic segment of Mucilaginibacter sabulilitoris:
CAGGGCGAGTTGCTGGGTTTGCTGCAATCTATCAAACAAACCATTATAACAGACCACGACAGTTTGTTTGTTGACATAGTTGAAAACCTGATCCAGAAGGTACGTTTATTTGGTTGTTATTTCGCTACGCTTGATATAAGACAGGACAGCCGTGTACTGCGCAGTGTGTTTGATTATTGCTTAAAGAATATTAAAACCGACACAGTTAAAGGTTATAAAGATTTAGAAGAAGAAGAAAAGCTAAAACAGATCAGTTTTAACGAAGCTGATTTTCATTGCCCGGATGAAGCTGATGACATGACCCGAGATACCCTGAACACCATCAGGCTGATGCAGGAAATTCAGCGCAGCAATGGCGAAAAGGCATGTCAGCGCTTTATCATCAGCAACTGTCAGCAAGCCTCTGATATATTACAGCTTATTGATTTGTTTTTATGGAGCGGATGGAAAAAAGACAGCCTGAGTGTTGATTTTATGCCGCTGTTTGAAACCGTGAACGATTTGGCCCGCGCCGGAGAGATCATGGAGCAACTGTACACACATCCGTATTATGCCGAGCATTTAAAAAAACGCGGTAACAGGCAAACCATTATGCTCGGTTTTTCTGACAGTACCAAAGATGGTGGTTACCTGATGGCCAACTGGTCTATATATAAAGCCAAGGTCGAACTCACCAGCATGGCCCGTAAATATGGCATAAGCCTGGCGTTTTTTGATGGCCGCGGAGGCCCGCCTGCACGTGGTGGCGGTAAAACCCACCGCTTTTACGCGTCAATGGGTAACGAGATTGCTAATGAGCACATACAGCTTACCATACAGGGACAAACCGTAAGCTCACAATATGGATCGGTAGAAACCGCAAGGTTTAATATGGAGCAATTGATTAATGCTGGTATTATATCGGCTTTACACCCTAACCATAACGACCTGCTTGATACCCGTCATAAGGACCTGATATCGCAAATGGCCACCGAAAGTCATAAGTTATTTATGGCGCTGCGTGAGCATCCTTTATTTGTAGATTATCTGGAGAAATTTAGTCCGCTTAAATTATTGTCGCGCATCAATATCAGTAGCCGGCCAACCAAAAGAAATGCCGGAGCGCCTTTAAAGCTCGAGGATTTGCGTGCTATTAGTTTTGTAACTTCCTGGAGCCAACTGAAGCAAAATATCCCCGGATTTTATGGAGTGGGTACTTCCTTGAAAAAGATGAAAGACGCTGGTAACTGGCTCGAAATAAAAGAATTGTACAGAACATCTGGGTTCTTTAAAACCATGCTGGATAATTGTGCCATGTCTATGTCTAAGTCAGATTTCAGGGTAACTGCTTATCTGGGAAAAGATGAAAAATTTGGCAAGTTCTGGAAAATGCTTAAAGACGAATACGAGCTTACCCGTGAAATGCTGCTTGACCTAACCGGAAGCACCGTACTGATGGAAGAATACCCGGTTGAACGTCGTTCTATAGCCATACGCGAAAAAATTGTATTACCGCTGGTGATCATACAGCATTATGCCTTACAATGCTTAAATAACAGCAAGGACAGCGAACTTACTGAAGTATACCATAAGCTGGTGATCAGAACCGTTTACGGTATTGTAAACGCCGGCCGAAACCTGGCATAAGGTTATGTTATTTCTTATCAGACTTACGAAGTTTTAAAACTTCGTAAGTTTCCTATAAAAAAAGGCCTGTCATCCTGAGCCTGTCGAAGGATCGTTCGGAAAGGGCTGTCCGCTATGCTTTGACAGCCTTAGCGTGACAACCTTAGATCTTATACAAAAAAAAATAGATATGTCATTGCGGGGCACGAAGCAATGACATGTGTTTTATCTTACTTATCCGTCGGATTCTTCTTTTTGTTCTGTAGCATCGTAACCATCTTAGCTAAACGATCCTGGCGGGTTTTTTCCTGTTTGGCGGTTAGTATCCATAACACATACTCCTTTTTATGGCTGTAGGCCAGTTGCCGAAACCAGTCGAGTACACCCGGATACTTTTCAAGTTCAGCTTTAACATAATCGGGTAGGGTTACTATTTTATTATCTACATCAATAAAAGCGCTGTACTCATTGGTCCGGATTACATCTTTGCGGCCTTCCGAAACTTTAGTTTGATCAATAGAGCGAAAACGGAGGGCTGTCCATACCTCGTTTACAGCAGCAGCTGCGACCGGGCGAAGCCCGTAACTGCCGGGAGCGTCCCAACTGCTCATCATTTCCAGATCGGAGGGGATACCCGAATTTTTTTTCGGATAAATGATCCAGAAAACTGTATCATCCTTTAATAAAGGGGCAATGATTTGAAGACTGGTAGCCAATTCGGTACTGTTGGTGACAAATAGTTGTATGCCATTAAAGTTCCCCTCGGTATTAAATACTACCTCAGCACCATTGGGCAAAGGGTTTAAGCTATCCGGATATCCGGCTGGTGAATTATAAATTAACCAGCGGGAATTTGGTTTTATTTGCAGTTTTTTGGCAAGAGCATTCATGGTTTACAGCAAGGGATTAGCTAATTTAATAATAATTAGCAAAAAACTGCGTCATGCTGAACACAGTGAAGCATCTGTTTTTAAAAGGAAGGTTTACGAAATAGATTCTTCGTTCCTCAGAATGACAAGGCTGTTTAACCTACATTGTCATTTTGGCGAAAAAATCCCAGAGCACAATCCCTGCAGATACTACAATATTAAAAGAATGCTTGGTGCCAAACTGGGGTATTTCGATACAGCCATCAATGTTCTGCATTACTTCGTCACTTACGCCATTTACTTCGTTGCCGAATATCAGGGCATACTTTTCGTTTTCGGCAGGGGTAAACTCGTTAAGCATTGTGCTGTTTTCGGCCTGTTCGACGGCTATGATGCGATAACCATCATTACGTAATTGTTCAACGGCCTGTAAAGGTGTTTCGTAATAAGTCCAGCTGACGGATTGGGTGGCGCCAAGGGCAGTTTTCTCAATTTCGCGATGAGGAGGCTGGGCGGTTATACCGCAAAGACAGATCTGTTCAACAGCGAAACCATCTGATGTACGGAAGATAGAACCGATGTTGTGCATGCTGCGCACATTATCAAGTACTACAGCTACCGGCAGCTTATCCTGTGTTTTAAATTCATCAACCGAGGCCCGGTTCAGCTCATCTAACTTTAGTTTACGCATCTTTTTTGTC
This window contains:
- a CDS encoding phosphoenolpyruvate carboxylase; this encodes MSLTLKLSQRETIFNNEVVTRFELYNSLFQTLPFYQVKDTGILLPFFSSHCEKGAIKQASPTDIIETFFKKYVPDIDHREQINRMFRFIQYIERQVVLFDAIEDSSFNKLGKFDDSGTLQSMLQQAAISDETRNKISEKLKDFSLRLVLTAHPTQFYPGTVLGIMTDLIEAVKVNDIPSIDELLQQLGKTPFFNKTSPTPVDEAVSLSWFLENIFYHAVSGIQSKLEEEFDIDVTNQVLELGFWPGGDRDGNPNVTTQITKDVASFLRQRLFRCYYRDFRVLKRRITFRGVEKAMDKLEKLLYKNANEHPDTKNLQGELLGLLQSIKQTIITDHDSLFVDIVENLIQKVRLFGCYFATLDIRQDSRVLRSVFDYCLKNIKTDTVKGYKDLEEEEKLKQISFNEADFHCPDEADDMTRDTLNTIRLMQEIQRSNGEKACQRFIISNCQQASDILQLIDLFLWSGWKKDSLSVDFMPLFETVNDLARAGEIMEQLYTHPYYAEHLKKRGNRQTIMLGFSDSTKDGGYLMANWSIYKAKVELTSMARKYGISLAFFDGRGGPPARGGGKTHRFYASMGNEIANEHIQLTIQGQTVSSQYGSVETARFNMEQLINAGIISALHPNHNDLLDTRHKDLISQMATESHKLFMALREHPLFVDYLEKFSPLKLLSRINISSRPTKRNAGAPLKLEDLRAISFVTSWSQLKQNIPGFYGVGTSLKKMKDAGNWLEIKELYRTSGFFKTMLDNCAMSMSKSDFRVTAYLGKDEKFGKFWKMLKDEYELTREMLLDLTGSTVLMEEYPVERRSIAIREKIVLPLVIIQHYALQCLNNSKDSELTEVYHKLVIRTVYGIVNAGRNLA
- a CDS encoding YdeI/OmpD-associated family protein; this translates as MNALAKKLQIKPNSRWLIYNSPAGYPDSLNPLPNGAEVVFNTEGNFNGIQLFVTNSTELATSLQIIAPLLKDDTVFWIIYPKKNSGIPSDLEMMSSWDAPGSYGLRPVAAAAVNEVWTALRFRSIDQTKVSEGRKDVIRTNEYSAFIDVDNKIVTLPDYVKAELEKYPGVLDWFRQLAYSHKKEYVLWILTAKQEKTRQDRLAKMVTMLQNKKKNPTDK
- a CDS encoding RNA methyltransferase, whose translation is MRKLKLDELNRASVDEFKTQDKLPVAVVLDNVRSMHNIGSIFRTSDGFAVEQICLCGITAQPPHREIEKTALGATQSVSWTYYETPLQAVEQLRNDGYRIIAVEQAENSTMLNEFTPAENEKYALIFGNEVNGVSDEVMQNIDGCIEIPQFGTKHSFNIVVSAGIVLWDFFAKMTM